The segment ATTCGCTGGCCGACTACGACTATTACACAAATCTGACGCTCAACGGCAAAGCCATCAAGGTGAACAAGCCCGACGTCATCAATGTCGACTACAAGGACGGCCAGCTCCTGATGTTCTTTGCCGTCAAGCCATCCGAGCCGATGCCGCTGAAGGGCAACAAGCTGAGCTTCGGCATTTACGATCCGACACTCTACACCTCGATCGATTTCCCCAGTGACAAAGAGCTGGTGACGGAGGGCGATGCCTTCAAAAGCTGCGCGCAGAAGGTCGTGCGTCCCAATCCGGACGAGGTCATCGCCGAAAACAAATCGACATTGACCGATGCCTTCTTCAACGATCCGACGGGAACAACCATGTCGAAGCTCTTCGCAACGCGGATAGACGTCCAATGCTGATTTTGCGGATAGTGAAGCTGCTTCCGGCGGCAGCCCTCACCTTACTGGCAGCGGCAAGCCTTGCGCACGCCACCGGATCGCCGCTTGGTATCGGCACAGCGGAGCCGAGCTTCCAGCCGGTCGGTGGACCGCTGGCGCCGATCTTCCTCTATGTGAATTACGAGCAGCAGGCCTTCTATCGGGCGCTCACCAAATCCATCGAGGCCATGCGCCAGGATCCCTGGCAGCTCTGGACGCTGATCGGCCTCTCCTTCGCCTACGGCATCTTCCATGCCGCCGGCCCTGGCCACGGCAAGGCCGTCATCTCTTCCTACATGGTCGCCAACGAAATCGAACTGAAGCGCGGCATCGTCATCTCATTCATCTCGGCCTTCATCCAGGGCCTCGTTGCCGTCCTTGTCGTCGGGGCCGCTTATTTCGTCCTGCGCGGCTCGGGCATCACCATGACGATGGCCACCAATGCGATGGAGATCACCAGCTTTATCATGGTGATCATCTTCGGCGGCTGGCTGTTGTTTCGGAAGTTGCGCTCGATGATCCAGAGCCGGCCGCAGCGCCGGGAAGTGCAGCTTGCGACATCGGCCGGCCCGATCAGCATGTCGCTGTTCGAAGACGGCTCAAACGGCTCCGCTTCCGCCCAAAGGCTTTCTCACTTCCGCGCCGCGCCGCATGTAGGCAATCGGTATAATTGCGACGATCCGACCCATGATATGGGCAATGGCATGGTCTGTGAGACCTGCGGCCATTCCCACCTGCCCGACCCGAAAATGCTGTCGAACGAGAAATTCAGTGTCCGCGAAGCCTGGTCGGCGATCATCACCGTCGGTCTGCGCCCCTGCTCCGGCGCGCTGCTGGTCATGACCTTCTCGATGCTGAACGGCCTCTACCTCGGCGGCCTGCTGTCCGTCCTCGCCATGTCGGTCGGGACGGCGCTGACCGTGTCGTTGCTCGCCATCATCGCCGTCTTCGCCAAGGGAACCGCCGTACATTTCACTGGCCGCGGCTCGCGGCTCTCGATGTGGGTCGGCAATGGCATAGAAATTCTTGGCGCGCTGCTGGTCATCTGCA is part of the Rhizobium sp. CB3090 genome and harbors:
- a CDS encoding nickel/cobalt transporter, which codes for MLILRIVKLLPAAALTLLAAASLAHATGSPLGIGTAEPSFQPVGGPLAPIFLYVNYEQQAFYRALTKSIEAMRQDPWQLWTLIGLSFAYGIFHAAGPGHGKAVISSYMVANEIELKRGIVISFISAFIQGLVAVLVVGAAYFVLRGSGITMTMATNAMEITSFIMVIIFGGWLLFRKLRSMIQSRPQRREVQLATSAGPISMSLFEDGSNGSASAQRLSHFRAAPHVGNRYNCDDPTHDMGNGMVCETCGHSHLPDPKMLSNEKFSVREAWSAIITVGLRPCSGALLVMTFSMLNGLYLGGLLSVLAMSVGTALTVSLLAIIAVFAKGTAVHFTGRGSRLSMWVGNGIEILGALLVICTGIVLLGASLQT
- a CDS encoding DUF1007 family protein; its protein translation is MRKSTTAYALALTGGLLFAPAVASAHPHIFVEARLEVLAGADGNVQELRNVWRFDEVFSSSVLMDFDKNTNLKLDPDELKEVGKTVRDSLADYDYYTNLTLNGKAIKVNKPDVINVDYKDGQLLMFFAVKPSEPMPLKGNKLSFGIYDPTLYTSIDFPSDKELVTEGDAFKSCAQKVVRPNPDEVIAENKSTLTDAFFNDPTGTTMSKLFATRIDVQC